The Actinopolymorpha sp. NPDC004070 region CGACGTCGTGCTGATGGACATCCGGATGCCCGACGTCGATGGCGTCGAGGCCACCCGCCGCATCCGTGCCGAGCTCCCCGACGGACCGAGGATCCTGATCCTCACCACGTTCGACCTCGACGAATACGTCTACACAGCCCTGCGCGCCGGCGCCAGCGGATTCATCCTGAAAGACACCCTCGCCCCTGACCTGCTGTCGGCGATTCGCGCCGTCGCCCGCGGCGACGCCATCGTCGCCCCGACCGTGACCAGACGGCTGATCGAACGCCACATCGGGACCAACACCGATCCACTGCCCCTTTCCGAGGTCGAGCTTCGCGCCCTCACCGAACGAGAGCGCGAGGTACTCGAGCTCATCGCCCGCGGACTGTCCAACGCCGAGATCGCTGCCCGTCTCTGCCTCACCGGAGGAACCGTGAAGGGCCATGTCAGCCGGATCCTGAGCAAACTCGGCCTGCGCGATCGCGTCCAAGCCGTCGTTCTCGCCTACGAATGTGGCCTGGTCCGCGCTGGCAGCAACTAGGGTGTGCTAGCTACTTCGACCTGAAGAAGTCGGCGCGTGTCGGTCCGGCTGTTGGGGTCTGTTGCTCGCGAGGATGGCCTCGACCCTTGGGCTAGAAGGGATCGAGGCCATCGTGTTTCGTACGTAGGCGATCAGCCGTCTTTGTTCGCGTCGGTGCTGCTTGAGGAGTTGTTGAGGCTCCCGCTGGAGCTGGCTCGGGGCGACGCGATGTGGATGATCCGGAGTTCTTCGCGCCGTTCGTGCCGTTCTTCGACCCGCGCATCGGGCGCCCCTCCACGCCGGTGGAGGTCTACCTGCGGTTGATGTTCTTGAAGTTCCGGTACCGGCTGGGCTATGAGTCGCTGTGCTGTGTGCTGTGAGGTCACCGATTCGATCACCTGGCGACGGTTGTGCCGGATTCCGCTGGACGGTTCGGTGCCTCATCCAACAACGTTGATGAAGTTGACCACCGACCCGGCGGGTCAGCCCTGCACGACCCCGGTGCCCGGCCGATCGCCAAGGGCCGGCTCGGCAAGCCGGTGGAGTTCGGGCACAAGGCCCAGCTCGTCGAAGGTGACGACGGGGTGATCGTCGACCACACGGTCGAACGCGGCAAC contains the following coding sequences:
- a CDS encoding response regulator transcription factor, whose product is MIRVLLVDDQALLRAGVRMILENADDVDVVGEAEDGARAAAMAAETAPDVVLMDIRMPDVDGVEATRRIRAELPDGPRILILTTFDLDEYVYTALRAGASGFILKDTLAPDLLSAIRAVARGDAIVAPTVTRRLIERHIGTNTDPLPLSEVELRALTEREREVLELIARGLSNAEIAARLCLTGGTVKGHVSRILSKLGLRDRVQAVVLAYECGLVRAGSN